Proteins encoded in a region of the Shewanella polaris genome:
- a CDS encoding fumarylacetoacetate hydrolase family protein, with protein sequence MKLASYHNGRRDGQLMLVSKDLTKTVAVPAIAHTMQQLLDAWDLLYPQLNELYEALNDGQMDNAVDFDEARCLSPLPRAYQWADGSAYVNHVELVRKARGAEMPASFWTDPLVYQGGSDCFIAPKADIQMASEEYGIDFESEIAIVTDDVAMGVNSEDATKHIKLLMLVNDVSLRNLIPGELGKGFGFFQSKPSSAFSPIAITPDELGDKWQDSKVHLPLVTHLNSELFGRPNAGVDMTFNFSQLVEHVAKTRPLGAGAIIGSGTISNYDRSAGSSCLAEKRMLEIIADGKASTPFMHFGDTVRIEMFDDNGVSIFGSIDQKVVEYKA encoded by the coding sequence ATGAAACTTGCAAGTTATCACAACGGACGTCGCGACGGCCAATTAATGTTAGTCAGTAAAGATTTGACCAAGACAGTCGCGGTGCCTGCTATTGCCCATACAATGCAGCAACTATTAGATGCTTGGGATTTGTTATACCCACAACTTAATGAGTTGTATGAAGCATTAAACGACGGACAAATGGACAATGCAGTCGATTTTGATGAAGCACGTTGTTTATCACCTTTACCACGAGCTTACCAATGGGCCGATGGCAGTGCGTATGTCAATCACGTAGAACTCGTTCGTAAGGCCCGTGGTGCTGAAATGCCAGCATCATTTTGGACTGATCCACTCGTGTATCAAGGTGGTTCTGACTGTTTTATCGCCCCTAAAGCGGATATTCAAATGGCCAGTGAAGAATACGGTATCGATTTCGAATCAGAAATCGCTATTGTTACTGATGATGTTGCCATGGGTGTTAACAGCGAGGATGCGACTAAGCACATTAAATTATTGATGCTAGTTAACGACGTATCACTGCGTAACTTAATTCCAGGTGAATTAGGTAAAGGCTTTGGCTTTTTCCAATCCAAGCCATCGAGTGCATTTTCGCCAATTGCGATTACCCCTGATGAGTTAGGTGACAAATGGCAAGACAGCAAAGTACATTTGCCGTTAGTGACTCATTTAAACAGTGAACTATTTGGTCGCCCGAATGCTGGCGTCGACATGACGTTTAACTTTAGCCAGTTAGTAGAGCACGTGGCTAAAACACGTCCATTAGGCGCAGGTGCAATCATTGGTTCAGGTACTATTTCTAACTACGATCGCAGTGCAGGTTCAAGCTGTTTAGCGGAAAAGCGGATGCTTGAGATTATTGCCGACGGCAAAGCATCAACACCTTTTATGCACTTTGGCGACACTGTTCGCATTGAAATGTTTGATGATAATGGCGTGAGCATCTTTGGTTCTATCGATCAAAAAGTGGTTGAATACAAAGCTTAA
- a CDS encoding CoA-acylating methylmalonate-semialdehyde dehydrogenase, whose product MITQVKHYIDGEFTHGNGDRNIDVTNPANNSVIANINCATTTEVELAIHSAKEAFKTWKEVPVSERARVMLRYQHLLKEHHDELATILAQETGKTFEDAKGDVWRGIEVAEHACNVASLMMGETVENVARNIDTYSYTQPLGVCAGITPFNFPAMIPLWMFPLSIACGNTFILKPSEQDPMTPQRLVELFVEAGAPKGVLQLIHGDKTAVDILLRDPAIKAISFVGSVGVGQYIYKTGTDNLKRVQAFAGAKNHCVIMPDANKQQVINNMVGASVGAAGQRCMAISVAVFVGKAKEWIPELKEALAKVRPGLWDDKNAAYGPVISPAAKERVLKLIAQGKAEGAECLLDGSDFTLEGYESGNWVGPTMFTNVSTDMSIYKEEIFGPVLCCMEADNLDDAIELVNNSPYGNGTSIFTASGGAARKYQHEIEVGQVGINVPIPVPLPFFSFTGWKGSFYGDQHAYGKQAVRFCTETKTITSRWFDTEAVSGPNMSIDLK is encoded by the coding sequence ATGATCACACAAGTTAAGCATTACATTGACGGCGAATTCACACATGGTAATGGTGACCGCAATATTGATGTCACTAACCCTGCTAATAATTCAGTTATCGCCAACATTAACTGTGCTACCACTACCGAAGTCGAATTGGCTATTCACAGTGCTAAGGAAGCGTTTAAGACATGGAAAGAAGTTCCCGTATCTGAACGTGCGCGCGTCATGTTACGTTACCAACATTTGCTAAAAGAACATCACGATGAACTGGCGACCATTTTGGCCCAAGAAACCGGTAAAACCTTTGAAGATGCTAAAGGTGATGTATGGCGCGGTATTGAAGTAGCCGAACATGCCTGTAACGTAGCGTCATTGATGATGGGCGAAACGGTAGAAAACGTTGCCCGTAACATCGACACCTACAGTTACACGCAACCATTAGGTGTGTGTGCGGGTATTACGCCATTCAATTTCCCTGCAATGATCCCGTTATGGATGTTCCCATTATCAATTGCTTGCGGTAATACCTTTATTTTAAAGCCTTCTGAACAAGATCCGATGACGCCGCAACGTTTAGTGGAGTTGTTTGTTGAAGCGGGTGCGCCAAAAGGTGTATTACAACTTATTCATGGCGACAAAACCGCAGTTGATATTTTGCTTAGGGATCCTGCTATTAAAGCGATTTCGTTTGTTGGTTCTGTGGGGGTGGGTCAATACATTTACAAAACGGGCACCGACAACCTAAAACGCGTGCAAGCGTTTGCGGGGGCTAAAAACCATTGCGTGATCATGCCTGATGCGAATAAGCAGCAAGTGATCAATAACATGGTCGGCGCCTCAGTGGGTGCGGCAGGTCAACGTTGTATGGCTATTTCGGTCGCAGTGTTTGTGGGTAAAGCCAAAGAGTGGATCCCTGAGTTAAAAGAGGCGTTAGCTAAAGTGCGCCCAGGTTTGTGGGATGACAAAAACGCTGCTTACGGCCCAGTGATTAGTCCTGCAGCAAAAGAACGGGTACTCAAACTCATTGCCCAAGGTAAAGCTGAAGGTGCTGAGTGTTTATTAGATGGCAGCGATTTTACCTTAGAAGGTTACGAATCGGGTAACTGGGTTGGTCCAACCATGTTTACCAATGTCTCCACCGACATGAGCATATACAAAGAAGAGATCTTTGGCCCTGTATTGTGTTGCATGGAAGCGGACAATTTAGATGATGCTATTGAGCTGGTTAATAACAGTCCTTACGGTAATGGCACCTCTATCTTTACTGCATCTGGCGGTGCCGCTCGTAAATATCAACACGAAATAGAAGTTGGCCAAGTAGGGATTAACGTACCGATCCCTGTGCCATTACCTTTCTTCTCATTCACTGGTTGGAAAGGCAGTTTCTATGGTGATCAGCACGCCTATGGTAAACAAGCGGTGCGTTTTTGTACTGAAACTAAAACCATCACTTCACGCTGGTTTGACACAGAAGCCGTTAGTGGTCCTAACATGAGCATTGACCTCAAATAA
- a CDS encoding GGDEF domain-containing protein → MVKTRLMLLLVCAVSGPVTSLGASDLFSDADANDTNVNGTNVSGITGSATLTDIKRQLSTLSSPQQRIDFLQQQRPQSAQWPIEQQGQLLHLLAIEQEVNSDLVAAVDSYTQAIKLLTPHPLSEELVKSYIERSFILYLQTNDTQVYCPDREVAITLARQLGNVDILAEVLAQSAYCYNKPSDFGEGLKRLNEALALAQQHQLGLSRQAMIFNATAAIYRDNGLNRKAYQYFKKAYGFWEQAQDKQDMFNMLHNMIGESIKLGLWVENKDHLLQMQQLVEQSPEFADFEFFYQFNTGISCWAQGLFQEGIEHFLRALEVQDTTQEKYFVDATHAWLALSYFRQQEPDKAFKYAEKFSHSATYHGHSSELKLMIAAIIDYANGSSNLGMNKLLDTIDLQKKNFANIINNDVVNSSLDHNLTVAEFNNRLLENQLAINKLNLEAEIDTQKITNLSMVIAVLIALVLLVVVIFLWQSRRQFKRRSQTDYLTGIANRRHTFEQGKKIFNQAQKNNRPLAVIMFDIDNFKAINDHYGHDIGDLAIKACGRRARNWLKKNDILGRIGGEEFLIILPDTGQLQAVEIAERLRTSIESNQFVFHNVKINFTISVAVAMLTPQTHELADIIKQADLGLYQAKDKGRNQVVIMDH, encoded by the coding sequence ATGGTTAAAACGCGGTTGATGTTATTATTGGTGTGTGCAGTGAGTGGGCCTGTAACCTCATTGGGGGCCAGTGACCTCTTTAGTGACGCTGATGCAAATGACACCAATGTTAATGGCACCAATGTAAGTGGTATTACTGGTAGCGCAACATTAACGGATATCAAACGGCAGTTATCCACATTAAGCTCACCACAGCAACGTATTGACTTTTTACAACAACAGCGACCGCAAAGCGCTCAATGGCCAATTGAACAGCAAGGCCAGTTATTGCATTTGTTGGCAATAGAGCAAGAAGTTAACAGTGATCTTGTTGCTGCAGTTGACAGTTATACTCAGGCCATTAAATTACTTACGCCACATCCTCTTAGTGAAGAACTGGTCAAAAGCTATATCGAACGCTCATTCATACTTTACCTTCAAACTAACGACACCCAAGTTTATTGCCCAGATCGTGAAGTGGCGATTACATTAGCCCGTCAGCTTGGAAACGTTGATATCTTGGCCGAAGTGTTAGCGCAAAGCGCGTATTGTTATAATAAACCAAGTGATTTTGGCGAAGGTCTGAAAAGGTTAAATGAAGCATTAGCGTTAGCACAACAACATCAATTAGGACTGAGCCGGCAAGCGATGATATTCAATGCCACCGCGGCTATTTATCGTGACAATGGTTTAAACCGTAAAGCTTATCAATACTTTAAGAAAGCCTATGGTTTTTGGGAGCAAGCCCAAGATAAACAAGACATGTTTAATATGTTGCATAACATGATTGGTGAATCAATTAAATTAGGCTTGTGGGTGGAGAATAAAGACCATTTATTGCAAATGCAGCAACTGGTTGAGCAATCGCCAGAGTTTGCTGATTTTGAGTTTTTTTATCAATTTAATACTGGTATTAGCTGCTGGGCTCAAGGTTTATTCCAAGAAGGTATTGAGCATTTTTTACGAGCACTTGAAGTGCAAGATACAACTCAAGAAAAATACTTTGTCGACGCCACTCATGCATGGTTGGCATTAAGTTATTTTCGTCAACAAGAGCCAGATAAAGCCTTTAAATATGCGGAAAAGTTTTCTCATTCGGCGACTTATCACGGTCATTCAAGTGAATTGAAATTGATGATTGCAGCCATCATTGATTACGCCAATGGTTCCAGTAATCTTGGCATGAATAAGCTGTTAGATACCATCGATTTACAAAAAAAGAACTTTGCCAATATTATCAATAATGATGTGGTTAATTCATCATTAGACCATAACCTTACCGTTGCTGAATTTAATAATCGCCTGCTCGAAAATCAATTGGCAATTAATAAGCTTAATTTGGAGGCCGAAATTGATACTCAAAAAATCACTAACTTATCAATGGTAATCGCAGTGCTCATTGCATTGGTGTTATTGGTTGTGGTGATTTTCTTGTGGCAATCTCGCCGACAATTTAAACGTCGCTCTCAAACTGATTATCTGACGGGTATTGCTAATAGACGTCATACTTTTGAACAGGGTAAAAAGATTTTTAATCAGGCTCAAAAAAATAATCGACCACTCGCCGTGATTATGTTCGACATCGATAATTTTAAAGCTATTAATGACCATTATGGCCATGATATTGGCGATTTAGCCATAAAAGCATGTGGAAGACGTGCACGGAATTGGCTCAAGAAAAACGATATATTAGGTCGCATAGGTGGTGAAGAATTTCTAATTATTTTACCCGATACAGGACAGTTACAAGCCGTTGAAATAGCAGAGCGATTACGAACCAGTATTGAGTCAAACCAGTTTGTTTTTCACAATGTTAAAATTAATTTTACCATCAGTGTGGCTGTTGCTATGTTAACCCCGCAAACTCATGAGCTTGCCGACATTATTAAGCAAGCCGACTTAGGCTTATATCAAGCAAAAGATAAAGGCCGCAATCAAGTAGTGATTATGGACCATTAA
- the metA gene encoding homoserine O-acetyltransferase MetA produces the protein MPVRIPDNLPAAGILESENIFVMSETRAANQDIRPMRVLILNLMPNKIETETQLLRLLGNTPLQVGVDLLRIHDKESKHTSVDHMNTFYRDFEDIRHNNYDGLIITGAPLGQIDFKDVVYWDHIREIIDWSQQHVTSVLFLCWAAHAGFYHLYDLERKLLANKRSGVFNHRRTSDPHPLLRGFDDEFFAPHSRFAEMDVEQIRQHPDLEVLAESDEAGAYIVLSRDSHNVFVMGHPEYQKETLNEEYVRDKGQGLNPDIPQNYYRQDDPNQDPIVRWHSHGSLLVSNWLNYYVYQLTPYDLSDMNAKTPWESKK, from the coding sequence ATGCCGGTTCGTATTCCTGATAATCTGCCCGCTGCAGGTATTTTAGAGTCTGAAAATATCTTTGTGATGTCTGAAACCCGTGCGGCTAATCAGGACATTCGTCCAATGCGGGTACTCATCTTGAATTTGATGCCCAACAAAATCGAAACTGAAACCCAATTATTACGTTTATTGGGGAATACGCCATTGCAAGTTGGGGTCGATTTATTACGTATTCATGATAAAGAATCTAAGCATACGTCAGTTGATCACATGAACACTTTTTATCGTGATTTTGAAGACATCAGACATAACAATTACGATGGTTTGATTATTACAGGGGCACCATTAGGGCAAATTGATTTTAAAGATGTGGTTTATTGGGACCATATTCGCGAGATCATTGACTGGTCGCAACAACATGTGACATCGGTTTTATTTCTCTGCTGGGCAGCTCATGCTGGGTTTTATCACCTTTATGATTTAGAACGTAAGTTGTTAGCCAACAAACGGTCTGGCGTATTTAATCATCGCCGAACAAGCGACCCGCATCCTTTATTACGTGGTTTTGATGATGAGTTTTTTGCGCCACATTCTCGTTTTGCGGAAATGGACGTCGAACAAATCCGCCAACATCCTGATTTAGAAGTGTTAGCTGAATCTGACGAGGCTGGCGCCTATATTGTACTTAGCCGTGATAGCCATAATGTGTTTGTGATGGGCCATCCTGAGTACCAAAAAGAAACCTTGAACGAAGAATACGTGCGCGATAAAGGACAAGGACTTAACCCTGACATTCCACAAAATTATTATCGTCAAGATGATCCCAACCAAGACCCTATTGTTCGTTGGCATAGTCATGGCAGTTTATTAGTCAGTAATTGGCTTAATTATTATGTTTACCAGTTAACACCATATGACTTGTCTGACATGAATGCGAAAACGCCATGGGAAAGTAAAAAGTAA
- a CDS encoding thiolase family protein: MSTEQTGQDIVIVAAKRTPMGGFQGALSEVASPVLAATAIKGLLAQTGVSENSIDEVLMGCVLPAGLGQAPARQASLGANLPYSVGATTINKVCGSGMKTVMLAHDLIKAGSSQVVVAGGMESMSQAPYLLDKARSGMRMGHGKVMDHMFLDGLEDAYTGGAMGTFAQKTADDFGLTREQMDAFALSSLEKANAAISSGAFKDEVVPVTMSTRRGDVTVDTDEQPGNARPEKIPTLRPAFTKDGTITAANSSSISDGAAALMLMTREKAQQLGLSVLATIKGHTTHSQEPSMFTTAPVGAMQKLFDKVQWSKDDVDLYEINEAFAMVTMLAISELKLDASKVNVNGGACAMGHPIGCSGARLLVTLIYALKARGLKRGVASLCIGGGEATAMAIEV; the protein is encoded by the coding sequence ATGAGTACAGAGCAAACAGGTCAAGATATCGTTATTGTTGCCGCGAAGCGTACACCAATGGGTGGGTTTCAAGGTGCATTGTCTGAGGTAGCATCTCCAGTATTAGCGGCTACTGCGATTAAAGGCCTATTAGCCCAAACTGGTGTGAGTGAAAACAGCATTGACGAAGTGTTGATGGGTTGCGTTTTACCCGCAGGTCTTGGTCAAGCCCCAGCTCGTCAAGCATCACTGGGTGCCAATTTACCTTATAGTGTTGGCGCCACTACTATCAATAAAGTCTGTGGCTCTGGCATGAAAACCGTAATGCTAGCTCATGATTTGATTAAAGCGGGTAGTAGTCAAGTTGTGGTTGCGGGTGGTATGGAAAGTATGAGCCAAGCACCATATTTGCTCGACAAAGCGCGCAGTGGAATGCGTATGGGCCATGGTAAAGTGATGGACCACATGTTTTTAGATGGCCTTGAAGATGCTTACACTGGTGGTGCAATGGGTACATTTGCACAAAAAACGGCAGATGACTTTGGCCTAACCCGCGAGCAAATGGATGCTTTTGCATTAAGTTCGCTCGAAAAAGCCAATGCAGCGATTAGCTCTGGCGCATTTAAAGATGAAGTGGTGCCTGTCACCATGAGCACGCGTCGCGGTGACGTGACTGTTGATACCGATGAGCAGCCAGGTAACGCCCGCCCAGAAAAAATCCCGACATTACGCCCAGCATTTACCAAAGACGGCACGATTACAGCAGCCAACTCTAGTTCAATTTCAGACGGCGCTGCAGCGTTAATGTTAATGACACGCGAAAAAGCACAGCAATTGGGCTTAAGCGTATTAGCGACCATTAAAGGTCACACTACTCATTCACAAGAACCGTCAATGTTTACTACCGCACCGGTTGGCGCGATGCAAAAACTGTTCGATAAAGTGCAGTGGAGTAAAGATGATGTCGATTTATATGAAATTAATGAAGCGTTTGCCATGGTCACCATGTTGGCGATTTCTGAACTGAAATTAGATGCCAGTAAAGTCAACGTTAACGGCGGTGCATGTGCAATGGGACACCCAATAGGTTGTTCTGGTGCGCGTTTGTTAGTCACATTGATTTACGCCTTAAAAGCACGTGGCCTTAAGCGTGGCGTAGCATCGTTATGTATTGGTGGTGGCGAAGCTACAGCAATGGCGATAGAAGTGTAA
- the ompW gene encoding outer membrane protein OmpW, with protein sequence MNNKISLSLAAATLLTAGLSFGAAAHQAGDIIVRAGVAMVAPNESSPVVANIAEFGVDNDVQLGLNFAYMLTDNFGVELLAASPFSHDVSLGELGKIADTKQLPPTLVAQYYFGNSQSAFRPYIGLGVNFTNFYDSEFTQDAKDLGLDNLSLSNSWGIAAQLGLDYQIDKKWLVNASVWYAQISTDVSFDMGGDHVVVDTDIDPWVYMVSVGYSF encoded by the coding sequence ATGAATAATAAAATTAGCCTAAGTTTAGCCGCTGCTACGTTATTAACTGCTGGATTATCTTTTGGTGCTGCGGCACATCAAGCGGGTGATATTATCGTTCGAGCAGGTGTTGCTATGGTGGCACCTAATGAGTCAAGTCCTGTAGTAGCAAACATTGCAGAATTTGGGGTAGATAATGATGTGCAACTAGGGCTAAATTTTGCTTATATGTTAACTGATAATTTTGGGGTTGAATTATTAGCAGCATCGCCTTTTAGCCATGATGTGTCACTAGGTGAATTAGGTAAAATTGCAGACACTAAACAATTACCCCCAACATTGGTGGCACAGTATTACTTTGGCAATTCACAATCTGCTTTCCGTCCTTATATTGGTTTAGGGGTTAACTTTACTAATTTCTATGATAGTGAGTTTACCCAAGATGCTAAAGACCTTGGTTTAGACAATTTAAGTTTGTCGAACTCTTGGGGGATTGCTGCTCAATTAGGTCTTGATTACCAAATTGATAAAAAATGGTTGGTTAATGCTTCTGTATGGTATGCACAAATTTCAACTGATGTGAGCTTTGATATGGGTGGAGATCATGTTGTCGTTGATACCGATATTGACCCTTGGGTGTATATGGTGAGTGTAGGTTATTCTTTCTAG
- a CDS encoding nucleotidyltransferase family protein produces the protein MTRLNQTLLNQPLLNQVAIDQLQQGQAKLLSLLAQWLQQDESRLTALMACQKVMQQQGISDWLISAGFIRNMIWDNLHCMASQPLNDIDVIYWCDNNPSSEKDQAIQAMLVKQIDLPWSVKNQARMHVRNGDKPYQSCAHAMSYWPEKQTAIGVQLVSTDKLTSSEFQLQVISVFGLNCMFDLSLSQNPKRDKAIFNHRVYQKAWLTHYPKLSVTE, from the coding sequence ATGACGCGACTTAATCAAACCCTATTAAATCAGCCCCTGTTAAATCAAGTGGCTATTGATCAGTTGCAACAGGGGCAAGCAAAGCTATTGTCCTTGTTGGCGCAGTGGTTGCAACAGGATGAATCTAGATTGACAGCGTTAATGGCGTGTCAGAAAGTAATGCAACAACAGGGGATCTCTGACTGGTTAATTAGCGCAGGTTTTATACGTAATATGATTTGGGATAATTTACACTGCATGGCTTCACAACCCTTAAATGACATTGATGTAATTTACTGGTGCGATAACAATCCATCTTCCGAAAAAGACCAAGCGATACAAGCAATGTTGGTTAAACAGATAGATCTGCCTTGGTCGGTGAAAAATCAAGCTAGAATGCATGTTAGAAATGGTGATAAACCTTATCAATCTTGCGCTCATGCCATGTCATATTGGCCAGAAAAACAAACCGCTATTGGAGTTCAATTAGTCTCAACTGATAAGCTAACATCCTCTGAATTTCAATTACAGGTAATCAGTGTGTTTGGTTTAAACTGTATGTTTGATTTATCGTTAAGCCAAAATCCAAAGCGTGACAAGGCGATTTTTAATCATCGCGTGTATCAAAAGGCGTGGTTAACTCATTACCCCAAACTATCCGTAACAGAATAG
- the maiA gene encoding maleylacetoacetate isomerase, giving the protein MKLYGYWRSSAAYRVRIALNLKQLTAEHISVHLVNNGGEQHSEVYHQLNPSDLVPTFIDNNGSGEINLSQSLAIMEYLDEKHPQQPLLPRNIEQRAIVRSMAQAIACEIHPLDNLRVLQYLVNEMGVSEADKMRWYHHWIHLGFAALEQQLSQYSGRFCFGDTPSLADICLIPQVYNAKRFNLELAAYPNIVRIWDECNKLTAFADAAPEQQYDAT; this is encoded by the coding sequence ATGAAACTCTATGGCTATTGGCGTTCAAGTGCGGCATATCGCGTGCGTATTGCATTAAATTTAAAGCAGTTAACGGCAGAACATATTTCAGTTCACTTAGTTAATAATGGTGGTGAGCAACACTCTGAAGTTTATCATCAACTCAATCCCTCGGATCTTGTACCGACATTTATCGACAATAACGGGTCTGGTGAGATTAACTTATCGCAATCGTTAGCGATTATGGAATACCTCGACGAAAAACACCCTCAACAACCGTTACTTCCCAGAAATATTGAGCAGCGTGCTATTGTGCGTAGCATGGCTCAAGCCATCGCATGTGAAATTCATCCATTAGATAATCTTCGAGTATTACAATATTTAGTTAACGAAATGGGCGTATCAGAAGCAGATAAAATGCGTTGGTATCATCATTGGATACACCTTGGCTTTGCCGCTTTAGAACAGCAGTTAAGTCAATATTCTGGACGTTTTTGTTTTGGTGATACTCCGTCGCTGGCCGATATTTGTTTAATCCCGCAAGTGTATAATGCCAAACGCTTTAATTTAGAGCTTGCTGCGTATCCTAATATTGTCCGAATTTGGGATGAGTGCAATAAGTTAACAGCATTTGCTGATGCTGCGCCAGAACAACAGTATGACGCGACTTAA
- a CDS encoding SDR family NAD(P)-dependent oxidoreductase: protein MSIATAMIIGASSQLSQTLAKQLSAQQVSLVLFVNDPDSFSEFSQSLPGEVSVYPLAITQPDTLIAQLNAAWTKHDGAHLVIVNTGVNEYDSTLPWAIDQHTIDVNVMGFAAASQCIFKLMCEQGYGQLAAINSIAGQRGGPNVAYHASKAFAANYLQGLSMHAQRLKLPITISDIQLGLFDKAVHLNTQMLLSPIDKVAEQILTALKKGKRRVYVTKRWRIVAWINRLLPEYIYNTRHWNPRKK from the coding sequence ATGTCAATCGCGACTGCAATGATAATTGGTGCAAGTTCCCAACTAAGCCAAACCCTTGCTAAACAATTATCTGCACAGCAGGTTTCACTAGTGCTATTTGTTAACGATCCTGACTCGTTTAGCGAGTTTAGTCAAAGCTTGCCCGGTGAAGTCAGCGTGTATCCATTAGCTATTACCCAACCCGATACACTAATAGCACAACTTAATGCGGCTTGGACCAAGCATGATGGAGCCCATTTAGTGATAGTCAACACCGGCGTTAATGAATATGATTCAACTCTCCCCTGGGCCATTGACCAACATACTATTGATGTAAATGTCATGGGATTTGCCGCTGCCAGCCAGTGTATTTTTAAATTGATGTGCGAACAGGGTTACGGCCAATTAGCAGCGATTAATTCTATCGCCGGCCAACGTGGTGGTCCAAACGTGGCTTACCATGCCTCTAAAGCTTTTGCTGCAAATTATTTGCAAGGCCTTAGCATGCATGCACAACGCTTAAAATTACCTATAACCATTAGTGATATTCAATTAGGCTTATTTGATAAGGCGGTCCACTTAAACACTCAAATGCTTTTATCGCCCATTGATAAAGTGGCAGAACAAATTTTAACGGCACTTAAAAAAGGTAAACGCCGAGTGTATGTCACCAAGCGCTGGCGTATTGTAGCGTGGATTAATCGTTTATTACCTGAATATATTTATAATACCCGTCATTGGAATCCACGTAAAAAATAG